From one Mycolicibacterium sp. HK-90 genomic stretch:
- the sigM gene encoding RNA polymerase sigma factor SigM, translating to MTAQLPGHDTPARSDAELLAAHVAGDRYAFEELVHRHHGQLRRLAFLTSRHPDDADDAVQDALLSAHRTAASFRYDSAVSSWLYRIVVNACLDRVRRSRNQPASYELGHLIHLRDPSGDPAPRVDTAIMVERALMQLPVEQRAAVVAVDMRGYSVAETARLLGVAEGTVKSRCARARTKLARLLQYFESDERQRAPSAVGRPDTR from the coding sequence GTGACAGCGCAGCTGCCGGGACACGACACCCCCGCGCGCTCCGACGCCGAACTGCTGGCCGCGCACGTGGCCGGGGACCGCTATGCATTCGAGGAACTGGTCCACCGGCACCACGGCCAGTTGCGCCGGCTGGCCTTCCTCACCAGCCGCCATCCCGACGACGCCGATGATGCCGTGCAGGATGCGCTGTTGTCGGCGCATCGCACGGCCGCGTCGTTCCGCTACGACTCGGCGGTCAGCAGCTGGCTGTACCGCATCGTCGTGAACGCCTGCCTGGACCGGGTGCGCCGGTCACGCAACCAGCCGGCCTCCTACGAGCTCGGCCACCTGATCCACCTGCGCGACCCCTCGGGCGATCCGGCCCCGCGGGTGGACACCGCGATCATGGTGGAGCGGGCGCTGATGCAGCTGCCGGTCGAACAGCGGGCGGCCGTGGTGGCCGTTGACATGCGGGGCTATTCGGTGGCCGAGACAGCTCGCCTGCTCGGCGTGGCCGAGGGCACCGTGAAGAGCCGGTGCGCCCGCGCCAGGACCAAGCTGGCCCGCCTGCTCCAGTATTTTGAATCCGATGAACGGCAGCGCGCCCCGAGTGCCGTCGGACGGCCCGATACCCGCTGA